The following are encoded in a window of Telmatobacter sp. DSM 110680 genomic DNA:
- a CDS encoding EamA family transporter, translating into MIVANVLAQASLWKAAGMIATIVITSSTGEVLTAAAMKSMGDLDDIRAKSGLGGAIKAVVTSPLFVGGIFFMAVAFFSLLFALNHMNLSLVGPAAASLTLVTNTVAAQLFLREKVDRRRWTAAVLVCVGVYFLAH; encoded by the coding sequence ATGATTGTGGCAAACGTGTTGGCGCAAGCGTCGTTGTGGAAGGCCGCCGGAATGATTGCGACGATCGTGATTACTTCGTCTACGGGCGAAGTGCTGACGGCTGCCGCGATGAAGTCGATGGGCGACCTAGATGATATTCGCGCAAAGAGTGGGCTGGGCGGCGCGATCAAAGCGGTGGTAACTTCCCCGCTGTTTGTGGGCGGAATCTTTTTCATGGCGGTGGCGTTCTTCTCGCTGCTGTTTGCGCTGAATCATATGAACCTGAGCCTGGTGGGGCCGGCGGCGGCTTCGCTGACGCTGGTCACGAATACCGTGGCTGCACAGTTGTTTCTGCGCGAGAAGGTGGACCGGCGGCGATGGACGGCGGCGGTGCTGGTTTGTGTGGGGGTTTATTTTCTGGCGCATTGA
- the hpnE gene encoding hydroxysqualene dehydroxylase HpnE, producing the protein MPKARQQLEPRTVTVIGGGVSGMSAACALAEAGYRVQLVERRGYLGGRASSYLHPGVNEVIDNCQHVLFGCCTNLIGFYKRVGVENKIHWTTEMTMIEPGGRRSMLGPSSLPAPLHGLPKLLSAHAFTLADKISLARAFRAMMKPVEDERESLANWLRRHKQTPSAVERFWRLVIASALNADLDAIAVPYAAKVIRELFMNSPQAGAMGMSSVPLSELYGGAAQFLKDRGAELHFNTNVESAEWKEQASQWTIHTRTGTLVSEFLIIALPFEAMQRLLPHLPVAPGSEKLAQQIQRFEHWPICSVHLWFDREITNLPHAVLLDREIHWMYNKSVLQPWRKSKGSYLELVQSASRKFAALERQQAIDQALGELAEFFPAIKEAKVEKAALIKEVRATFGVPPGIDRLRPPSTSPWPNCFLAGDWIATGWPSTMESAARSGHLAAEALSASRIEDCRFLEPDLEPQGLMRWL; encoded by the coding sequence GTGCCGAAAGCACGACAACAACTGGAACCCCGAACCGTGACCGTCATCGGCGGCGGCGTGTCCGGTATGAGCGCTGCCTGCGCCCTCGCCGAAGCCGGCTACCGCGTGCAACTCGTCGAGCGCCGAGGTTACCTCGGCGGTCGCGCCTCATCCTACCTGCATCCTGGCGTCAACGAAGTCATCGACAACTGCCAGCATGTCCTCTTCGGCTGCTGCACCAACCTCATCGGTTTCTACAAGCGCGTCGGCGTAGAGAACAAAATCCACTGGACTACAGAAATGACGATGATCGAGCCCGGCGGCCGCCGCTCGATGCTCGGTCCATCCTCGCTGCCCGCTCCGCTCCACGGATTGCCAAAATTGCTTAGCGCCCACGCCTTCACATTGGCGGACAAGATTTCTCTGGCACGAGCATTTCGCGCCATGATGAAGCCTGTCGAGGACGAACGAGAATCACTAGCGAACTGGCTCCGTCGCCACAAGCAGACCCCCAGCGCCGTCGAGCGTTTCTGGCGCCTCGTAATCGCCAGCGCACTCAACGCCGATCTCGACGCCATCGCCGTCCCCTACGCCGCGAAAGTCATTCGCGAACTCTTCATGAACTCCCCCCAAGCCGGCGCGATGGGAATGAGCTCGGTTCCCCTGAGCGAACTTTACGGCGGAGCTGCACAGTTTCTGAAAGATCGCGGAGCGGAACTCCATTTCAACACCAACGTTGAGTCCGCGGAGTGGAAGGAGCAGGCCTCGCAGTGGACGATCCACACGCGCACTGGCACACTCGTCTCTGAATTCCTCATCATTGCGCTGCCCTTTGAAGCCATGCAGAGGCTCCTGCCGCATCTTCCTGTCGCGCCGGGCAGCGAAAAACTCGCGCAGCAAATCCAAAGATTTGAACACTGGCCCATCTGCAGCGTCCACCTCTGGTTCGATCGCGAAATCACCAACCTACCGCATGCTGTCCTGCTCGACCGCGAGATCCACTGGATGTACAACAAGAGCGTCCTGCAACCATGGCGCAAATCCAAAGGTAGCTATCTAGAACTTGTACAGTCCGCATCAAGAAAATTCGCCGCCCTCGAACGCCAGCAAGCGATCGATCAAGCTTTAGGGGAGCTAGCCGAATTCTTCCCGGCAATCAAAGAAGCCAAGGTAGAGAAAGCCGCCCTCATCAAAGAAGTGCGCGCTACCTTCGGCGTGCCTCCGGGGATCGACAGACTCAGGCCGCCATCAACGTCCCCATGGCCAAACTGCTTCCTCGCAGGCGATTGGATCGCCACCGGCTGGCCTTCCACCATGGAGAGTGCAGCTCGCTCCGGTCACTTGGCCGCCGAAGCGCTCTCCGCCAGCAGAATCGAAGACTGCCGCTTCCTCGAACCCGACCTCGAGCCACAAGGCTTGATGCGCTGGCTGTAA
- the hpnJ gene encoding hopanoid biosynthesis associated radical SAM protein HpnJ, with product MPLKTLFLNPPSFENFDGGASSRWPATREIESYWYPVWLTYPAGLLEGSRVLDAPPHHVSADETIKICKNYEFLVLFTSTVGWEGDQRLAEAIKSANPSIRVAFVGPPVTTDPDRALNECSVLDFICRREFDFSVVEFAQGKPLSEILGISYKKDGKIIHNPDRPQVEDLDAMPWATKIYKRDMDVTKYNVPFLLHPYIALYSTRGCPAQCTFCLWPQTLSGHAWRKRSTDDVAAELKWAHENFPHVKEFFFDDDTFNIQKGRTIELCEKLKPLGITWSCTSRVTTDRDTLKAMKDAGCRLLIVGFESGDPQILKNIKKGATVERARAFAKDCNDLGLVIHGDFILGLPGETKESIRNTINFAKTLDCETIQVSIAHAYPGTEFYDYAKANGFITNEKMEDGGGHQMAHIEYPGLPVDYVMEMVHRFYDEYYFRPKAAFRVVWKAIVNRDVPRLYVEAKAFMKLRAERNKAVKQKRSQPAKPTAPVNAGA from the coding sequence ATGCCACTGAAAACACTCTTCCTCAACCCGCCTTCGTTTGAGAATTTCGATGGAGGCGCAAGCTCGCGCTGGCCCGCTACGCGTGAAATCGAGTCGTACTGGTACCCCGTTTGGCTCACCTACCCAGCAGGTCTGCTGGAAGGATCGCGCGTGCTGGATGCGCCGCCACATCACGTGTCGGCGGACGAGACGATCAAGATTTGCAAGAACTACGAATTCCTCGTTCTGTTCACTTCGACAGTGGGCTGGGAAGGCGATCAGCGTTTGGCCGAAGCCATCAAGTCCGCCAATCCATCGATTCGAGTCGCGTTCGTCGGACCGCCGGTGACCACTGATCCGGATCGCGCATTGAACGAGTGCAGCGTGCTGGATTTCATTTGCCGCCGCGAATTCGACTTCTCCGTGGTGGAGTTTGCCCAAGGCAAGCCGCTGAGCGAGATTCTGGGGATCAGCTACAAGAAGGATGGAAAGATCATCCACAACCCCGATCGCCCGCAGGTGGAAGACCTTGACGCGATGCCGTGGGCGACGAAGATTTACAAGCGGGACATGGACGTGACGAAGTACAACGTGCCGTTCCTGCTGCATCCGTATATCGCGCTTTATTCGACGCGCGGATGCCCGGCGCAATGCACTTTCTGCCTGTGGCCGCAGACGTTGAGCGGACACGCGTGGCGCAAGCGCTCGACGGACGACGTGGCTGCGGAGTTGAAGTGGGCGCATGAGAACTTCCCGCACGTGAAGGAATTCTTCTTCGATGACGACACCTTCAACATTCAGAAGGGCCGCACCATCGAGCTTTGCGAAAAGCTCAAGCCGCTCGGGATTACGTGGAGCTGTACCTCCAGAGTTACAACAGACCGCGACACGCTGAAGGCTATGAAGGATGCAGGATGCCGGCTGTTGATCGTGGGATTCGAATCGGGCGATCCGCAGATCCTCAAGAACATCAAGAAGGGCGCGACGGTTGAACGTGCGCGGGCCTTTGCGAAGGACTGCAACGACCTCGGCCTCGTGATTCACGGCGACTTTATTCTCGGGCTGCCGGGCGAGACGAAGGAGTCGATCCGCAACACGATCAACTTTGCGAAGACCCTGGACTGCGAAACGATACAGGTGTCGATTGCGCACGCCTATCCGGGTACCGAATTCTACGACTACGCCAAGGCCAACGGCTTCATCACCAACGAGAAGATGGAAGACGGCGGCGGACACCAGATGGCGCACATCGAGTATCCGGGGCTGCCGGTCGACTACGTGATGGAGATGGTGCACCGCTTCTATGACGAGTACTACTTCCGTCCGAAGGCGGCGTTCCGCGTGGTGTGGAAGGCGATCGTGAACCGCGACGTGCCGCGGCTTTACGTTGAGGCGAAAGCATTTATGAAGCTTCGCGCGGAGCGCAACAAGGCGGTCAAGCAGAAACGCAGTCAGCCCGCTAAGCCCACTGCACCGGTGAACGCAGGCGCGTAG
- a CDS encoding phytoene/squalene synthase family protein — protein sequence MPEAITLDAAYSTCRAIARREAKNFYYAFVALPEPRRNAICAIYAFMRKADDLSDDESIPREQRRMNLEQWQAAWRRASQTGATQDPVFIAVRDATQRYKIPLSLLDELIVGTTSDLKANPADAPDTYATFADLYQYCYLVASVVGLVCIRIFGYTDPAAEKLAEETGVAFQLTNILRDVAEDAERGRVYLPLEDLAAHNVTLDSILHRKDGAPPSANECALLAEIGKRAEGYYASAARLLPLIDRESRPALWVLVRIYRGLLRRIRRADYDVFSRRISVPTFQKLEILAVGMAKLAIARLSP from the coding sequence ATGCCCGAAGCTATAACACTGGACGCCGCGTACTCAACATGCAGGGCAATCGCCAGACGCGAAGCCAAGAATTTCTACTACGCATTCGTCGCCCTCCCCGAGCCGCGCCGCAACGCCATCTGCGCCATCTACGCCTTCATGCGTAAGGCCGACGACCTCTCCGACGACGAAAGTATTCCGCGCGAACAGCGCCGCATGAATCTTGAGCAGTGGCAAGCAGCATGGCGCCGCGCGTCGCAAACCGGCGCAACGCAAGACCCTGTATTTATCGCCGTCCGCGACGCGACACAGCGCTACAAAATACCTCTAAGCCTTCTCGACGAACTCATCGTCGGCACCACCTCTGATCTCAAAGCCAATCCGGCAGACGCGCCCGATACGTACGCAACCTTCGCCGATCTCTACCAGTACTGCTATCTCGTCGCATCCGTAGTCGGCCTCGTTTGCATTCGCATCTTCGGCTACACCGACCCTGCTGCAGAGAAGCTTGCCGAAGAAACCGGCGTAGCCTTCCAACTCACCAACATCCTCCGCGATGTAGCCGAAGACGCCGAACGAGGGCGCGTCTATCTCCCTCTCGAAGATCTCGCCGCTCACAATGTGACGCTCGACTCAATCCTGCATCGCAAGGATGGCGCACCTCCATCCGCGAATGAGTGCGCTCTTCTCGCCGAAATTGGCAAGCGCGCAGAGGGCTACTACGCATCCGCGGCCAGGCTGCTTCCGCTCATCGATCGTGAGAGCCGCCCCGCGTTGTGGGTATTGGTAAGGATTTATCGCGGCCTGCTGAGGCGAATCCGCCGCGCAGACTACGACGTCTTTTCGCGTCGCATCAGCGTCCCAACCTTTCAGAAACTAGAAATCCTGGCTGTAGGCATGGCCAAACTCGCCATCGCCCGTCTGTCCCCATAG
- the queF gene encoding preQ(1) synthase, with protein sequence MSSSQPRYTDDHAKAGLDFAFPAIETWQNQFPGYEIVIDDPELTSVCPKTGLPDFGSLSIRYMPRGRCLELKSLKEYLFSYRNLGIFQENIVNQVLEDVVKACDPVWAVVRGEFRPRGGIATTVEARWPRPKE encoded by the coding sequence ATGTCTTCTTCGCAACCGCGCTACACCGATGACCACGCCAAAGCCGGGCTCGACTTCGCCTTTCCCGCCATCGAGACCTGGCAGAATCAGTTTCCCGGCTACGAAATCGTTATCGACGACCCCGAATTGACCTCCGTCTGCCCCAAGACCGGACTGCCGGACTTCGGTTCGCTTTCCATCCGCTACATGCCACGCGGCCGCTGCCTCGAACTCAAATCGCTCAAGGAATACCTCTTCAGCTACCGCAACCTCGGCATCTTTCAGGAAAACATCGTCAACCAGGTCCTCGAAGACGTCGTAAAAGCCTGCGATCCCGTCTGGGCCGTGGTTCGTGGAGAATTCCGTCCCCGCGGCGGCATAGCCACTACCGTAGAAGCCCGCTGGCCCCGCCCCAAAGAGTGA
- a CDS encoding TolC family protein: MSLKTVVDLAQKNSTGVRAAMADVNKANAVLSESKDAVIPSVNVGTGLPVFPEVGFTGSPPSIWNATVQSLVYSIPQKKYIDAARFGVQAAAARLKDAREQVALDASTAYIELDAVNQELNTVHQQEQFSTRLADIEQQRTEAGVDATSEMLQAKLWVAEIKLKRLHLEARAAVLEKQLAILTGLPEGSIKADHASIPEIPQVHGEPPRDIAGVRAAQLVGMSKMLQAKGDREVSYFPELRFFMQYNRNTTILNDVNKYFATSLPANNFASGIGVQIPILDMGRRARAKESAADALRSTVEAEQAEKQNDLAIADLSGSIRELDTQAEIASLKQQIADEQLKTVLTQLELGNGAGPGSQPQTSPKAEQLALIDAGQKNEDALDAGFELAKARLNLLRALGHMDDWLHELKAK; encoded by the coding sequence GTGTCCCTTAAGACCGTAGTGGACCTGGCGCAGAAGAACAGCACAGGGGTGCGGGCCGCGATGGCCGATGTGAATAAGGCGAACGCGGTACTGTCGGAGAGCAAGGACGCGGTTATTCCTTCAGTGAACGTTGGGACGGGATTGCCGGTATTCCCGGAAGTAGGTTTCACGGGATCGCCACCATCCATCTGGAATGCGACGGTGCAGTCGCTGGTCTACAGTATTCCCCAAAAAAAATACATCGACGCTGCGCGATTTGGAGTGCAGGCAGCAGCAGCGCGGTTGAAGGATGCGCGCGAGCAGGTAGCTCTAGATGCTTCGACGGCGTACATCGAGCTTGATGCGGTAAATCAAGAACTCAATACCGTACACCAGCAGGAACAATTCTCGACGCGTCTTGCGGATATTGAGCAGCAGCGGACCGAAGCTGGCGTAGATGCAACGAGTGAGATGTTACAGGCGAAGCTTTGGGTGGCAGAAATTAAGCTGAAGCGTCTGCACCTTGAGGCGCGCGCAGCGGTGCTGGAAAAGCAGCTAGCCATTCTTACCGGACTTCCTGAAGGTTCGATCAAGGCCGACCACGCGAGTATTCCAGAGATTCCGCAAGTTCATGGGGAACCGCCTCGGGATATTGCGGGTGTGCGTGCCGCTCAGCTGGTGGGGATGTCGAAGATGCTGCAGGCCAAGGGAGATCGGGAGGTAAGTTATTTCCCTGAGTTGCGCTTCTTCATGCAATACAACCGGAATACAACGATCCTGAACGATGTGAACAAGTACTTTGCCACCAGCCTGCCGGCGAACAATTTCGCCTCAGGCATAGGCGTTCAGATCCCGATTCTCGACATGGGACGGCGCGCTAGAGCCAAAGAATCGGCTGCCGATGCATTGCGGTCAACGGTCGAAGCAGAGCAAGCGGAGAAGCAGAACGACCTTGCGATTGCTGACCTTAGCGGAAGTATTCGCGAACTTGATACCCAGGCAGAGATTGCGAGTCTAAAACAACAGATCGCGGATGAGCAGTTGAAGACCGTGTTGACGCAGTTGGAGTTAGGCAATGGGGCCGGGCCGGGCTCACAGCCGCAAACTAGCCCCAAGGCTGAGCAACTGGCACTGATCGATGCGGGGCAAAAGAATGAGGATGCACTGGATGCAGGTTTCGAGCTGGCAAAAGCGCGTCTTAACCTGCTGCGTGCGCTGGGCCACATGGACGACTGGCTGCACGAACTGAAGGCCAAGTAA
- a CDS encoding winged helix-turn-helix domain-containing protein gives MTANKLFVFRFGDLEVRESEYSVVRQGKILAIEPKAFRVLLLLLRNPQRVVSKEELLKAIWGDAAVTENSVARSVLKLRKALDDDVREPRYIETVATVGYRLICHVDASEEPDGLLGASPNGTRIIQPANENIDPAKLGIEVPPALQESVEPVDSPSQASTTPEATNQRRNPLLWLFFGIAIAGVMVYEGWNLRRPLPPPHISSYTQLTHDNRRKGLFAIDASRLYLSFYPDPRFIGQLSTSGGPIVKIPTSIGYPMVIDASPHSARILILSRYLPGPDDSQPSLWSVDPVANVQQVLASGSVISAAWSPDARSVVYSRRNGDIEIVAADGTDRHKIAHVAMSSNHAMMDRISWSPDGRLIRFDNDDRIYEMGADGSGLRQFLPGWRTGSMMCCGRWTADGSFFLFLEWQKPARFYPLFAPSQVWAMDERRGFLRRSSKEPAQLTTGPMRWGEPMPSTDGKQIFERGVTLNGQLERASPRTHQLELLFGGISAEFVDFSPDGRSVAWVTYPEGILWRANRDGSDPIRLTNPPFYPTQTRWSPDGSKILVFGRDAHDLDKVYLISPRGGVPQPLFADDPDEQLNPSWSPDGKKIAMSWFYSSGKEPLSEIKIYDLATHHITTVPDSKDFDNARWSPDGQWLSGINIYTTELFVFNFKTQRWKSVQKGDNDYPIWSHHGGYLYFLHGSANTGIFRVKPAVGVVEQVVDLKDFRFASYYNGWIGLDLDDAPMVLRDVGGDDIYALRFEPDSVQSR, from the coding sequence ATGACCGCGAATAAGCTCTTTGTTTTTCGCTTCGGAGATCTTGAAGTCCGCGAGAGCGAGTACTCCGTCGTCCGTCAGGGCAAGATACTGGCCATCGAACCGAAGGCTTTCCGGGTTCTTCTGCTTCTATTGCGCAATCCGCAGCGTGTCGTCTCCAAAGAGGAACTTCTCAAAGCCATCTGGGGCGACGCAGCGGTCACCGAAAACTCGGTGGCGCGGAGCGTGCTCAAGCTTCGCAAAGCGCTCGACGACGATGTCCGCGAGCCGCGCTATATCGAGACTGTAGCAACCGTCGGCTACCGGCTTATCTGCCACGTCGATGCCAGTGAGGAGCCCGACGGTCTGCTTGGCGCATCGCCGAACGGGACAAGGATCATCCAGCCGGCAAACGAGAACATAGATCCTGCAAAGCTTGGGATCGAAGTGCCCCCCGCTTTGCAAGAATCGGTTGAGCCCGTCGATTCACCTTCGCAAGCATCCACCACTCCCGAAGCCACAAACCAGCGGCGAAATCCGCTTCTCTGGCTCTTCTTCGGGATCGCCATCGCGGGCGTTATGGTCTACGAAGGCTGGAATCTGCGTCGACCGCTCCCACCGCCGCACATTTCTTCTTACACGCAGCTCACTCATGACAACCGACGCAAAGGGCTCTTTGCCATCGATGCCTCACGTCTGTATCTGAGCTTCTATCCTGACCCTCGATTCATCGGCCAGCTTTCGACTTCTGGCGGCCCGATCGTTAAGATTCCCACGTCCATCGGATACCCGATGGTGATCGACGCTTCCCCTCATAGCGCCAGGATCCTCATTCTCTCGAGGTATTTGCCTGGACCTGATGACTCGCAGCCGAGCCTGTGGAGCGTTGACCCGGTCGCAAATGTCCAGCAGGTGCTCGCTTCAGGCTCTGTAATCTCGGCAGCCTGGTCTCCGGACGCTCGTTCCGTTGTGTACAGCCGTCGGAACGGAGATATTGAGATAGTTGCCGCAGATGGTACCGACCGTCACAAGATCGCCCATGTTGCAATGAGTTCCAACCACGCGATGATGGATCGAATCAGTTGGTCGCCCGATGGCCGTCTGATTCGATTCGATAACGATGACCGCATTTACGAGATGGGTGCCGACGGTTCAGGTCTTCGCCAGTTCCTGCCCGGTTGGCGCACAGGATCAATGATGTGCTGTGGCCGGTGGACCGCTGATGGAAGCTTCTTTCTTTTCCTCGAGTGGCAAAAGCCGGCCAGGTTCTACCCATTGTTTGCACCCTCTCAGGTTTGGGCGATGGACGAGCGCCGCGGCTTTCTGCGTCGCTCGTCAAAAGAGCCCGCGCAGCTGACGACGGGTCCGATGCGCTGGGGAGAACCAATGCCCAGCACAGATGGAAAGCAGATCTTTGAACGGGGGGTGACTCTCAACGGACAGCTGGAGCGCGCCAGTCCTCGGACCCACCAACTCGAGCTACTCTTCGGAGGTATTTCAGCAGAGTTCGTTGATTTCTCTCCCGATGGCAGGTCGGTGGCTTGGGTGACCTATCCGGAAGGTATTCTTTGGCGTGCAAACCGGGATGGCAGCGATCCTATTCGGCTCACCAACCCGCCGTTTTATCCGACTCAGACTCGCTGGTCACCCGATGGCTCTAAGATTCTGGTTTTCGGTCGCGATGCGCACGACCTCGACAAGGTATATCTCATTTCTCCGCGGGGTGGAGTTCCGCAGCCGCTGTTCGCGGACGATCCTGACGAGCAACTCAATCCATCCTGGTCGCCGGACGGAAAGAAGATCGCGATGAGCTGGTTCTACTCCTCAGGCAAGGAGCCGCTGTCGGAAATCAAGATCTACGATTTGGCGACACACCACATCACGACCGTTCCAGATTCGAAGGACTTCGATAACGCGCGCTGGTCGCCGGACGGACAATGGCTGAGCGGCATAAACATTTACACTACAGAACTGTTCGTATTCAACTTCAAGACTCAGCGCTGGAAGAGCGTCCAGAAGGGTGATAACGACTATCCCATCTGGTCCCATCACGGAGGATACCTTTACTTCCTTCACGGGAGCGCTAACACTGGCATATTTCGTGTCAAGCCCGCAGTAGGCGTCGTCGAGCAAGTGGTCGATCTGAAAGACTTTCGTTTCGCTTCCTACTACAACGGGTGGATCGGTCTCGACCTCGACGATGCGCCGATGGTGCTGCGCGACGTCGGCGGCGACGATATTTACGCTCTGCGCTTCGAACCTGATTCGGTTCAGAGTCGCTGA
- a CDS encoding EamA family transporter encodes MANHRLTFNQYLILAFVSVSVPLGDASLSRGMTSLPPISVAHPLTLIGAVFTPWIALGIALLIGYFASYLTALSWADLTFVMPATALGNVFVALLAHYWLHENISYMRWIGIVMITVGVAFVAHGPANTTPPMNAIIAREVLPDTEEAGR; translated from the coding sequence ATGGCTAATCATCGGCTCACTTTCAATCAGTATCTGATTTTGGCGTTCGTTTCGGTGAGCGTGCCGCTGGGCGACGCTTCCCTTTCGCGCGGAATGACGAGCCTTCCGCCGATCTCAGTCGCGCATCCGCTGACGCTGATCGGAGCGGTGTTCACTCCATGGATCGCGTTAGGGATCGCGTTGCTGATTGGATATTTCGCCAGCTACCTGACGGCGCTATCGTGGGCTGATCTGACCTTTGTGATGCCGGCAACTGCGCTGGGCAACGTATTTGTAGCGCTGCTGGCGCACTACTGGCTGCATGAAAATATTTCATACATGCGGTGGATCGGGATCGTGATGATCACGGTGGGCGTCGCGTTTGTCGCGCATGGTCCGGCGAACACGACTCCCCCAATGAACGCGATCATTGCGCGGGAAGTACTTCCGGATACGGAAGAGGCCGGTCGATGA
- a CDS encoding efflux RND transporter periplasmic adaptor subunit codes for MHAAQVSQEPLASTISTNGIVEPIHPIEVHAPIPALVKAVYVQAGDTVSVGKLLLQLDDIDARAKLASADSAVKAAQASLEATTQNGTLEQRQAATADVARNKLERDQAQRDVDALVKLSATGAAAPSEVAAARQRLATAEANLHAAETAVQSRYSPAEVARAQAAVRDAEAGRQAAQQVLAESSVHAPAAGTIYSLNVNATEFVEQGKLLLQMADLHQERVRAYFDEPEIGKLAVGQAILIKWDAKPGQVWHGKIERVPITIINSGTRNVGEVLIHIDDMDGQLLPETHVTVTATTSSQENALSIPREALRSENGKTYVFKINGDELKKTYVVTGALNLTQVAILSGLQVGDWVATGTTTGQPLQEDVPIKRVR; via the coding sequence GTGCATGCGGCTCAAGTGTCACAGGAGCCTTTAGCGAGCACCATCAGCACCAACGGAATCGTTGAGCCCATTCACCCTATCGAGGTTCATGCTCCAATTCCGGCGTTGGTGAAGGCCGTTTATGTGCAGGCAGGCGACACGGTTTCAGTGGGCAAACTCCTGCTGCAACTAGATGATATTGATGCCCGCGCCAAGCTGGCCAGTGCGGACAGTGCGGTGAAGGCCGCTCAGGCCTCTTTGGAGGCAACGACGCAGAACGGCACACTGGAACAGCGGCAGGCGGCAACTGCTGATGTTGCTCGCAATAAATTAGAACGCGACCAGGCACAACGTGACGTGGATGCGCTGGTGAAGTTAAGTGCCACCGGGGCTGCGGCTCCGAGCGAGGTTGCAGCGGCACGGCAAAGACTGGCGACCGCCGAAGCGAACTTACATGCTGCGGAAACGGCGGTACAAAGCCGCTACTCCCCTGCCGAAGTGGCACGGGCACAGGCGGCGGTGCGCGATGCGGAGGCGGGCAGGCAGGCGGCGCAGCAAGTGCTTGCTGAGTCGTCAGTGCATGCTCCTGCAGCAGGGACAATTTACAGCCTGAATGTGAATGCAACGGAGTTTGTGGAGCAAGGCAAACTATTGCTGCAAATGGCTGACCTGCACCAGGAGCGGGTACGTGCATATTTCGATGAGCCGGAGATTGGGAAGCTGGCCGTGGGCCAGGCCATCCTGATCAAGTGGGATGCCAAGCCGGGTCAAGTGTGGCACGGCAAAATTGAACGCGTCCCGATCACGATCATCAACTCAGGCACACGCAACGTCGGCGAGGTTTTGATTCATATCGACGATATGGATGGACAATTGTTGCCGGAGACCCATGTGACGGTGACGGCGACAACCTCGAGCCAGGAAAATGCGTTGAGTATTCCTCGCGAGGCGCTGCGATCAGAAAACGGCAAGACTTATGTCTTCAAGATTAATGGCGATGAGTTGAAGAAGACATATGTGGTGACCGGCGCTCTGAATCTGACGCAGGTCGCCATTCTTTCCGGACTGCAGGTAGGCGACTGGGTCGCGACGGGAACCACGACCGGACAGCCTCTTCAAGAAGATGTCCCAATTAAGAGAGTCCGGTGA